The genomic segment CCAAGAGTAAACAATAGGAATAATGGAAATTATGAATCAGATTTTAGAATGGGTTatcttaaaagtattttacttAGTCACAGTAAAAAGTAATCTAATCCTTCTAACACGAAAAGAAAAACgttattaaatttgtttgagCAAAGTTTCAgaggaaatatattttaaaaatgtcaatttcaatccaaaacacttaaaatgatGTCACACTTGCTAAGTTTAGatctagaaattaaaaaaaatccatttaaaactcATCTTAatgcaagtttttcttttatttatttaaatgtcagattttgatAATGAACAATGAATCAGACCTTAATCTCTTGAGAAATGTACGCCTGCCTTCAGCTCCTCGTGAGAGATCCGATCAGTCTGGAGAAAGTGATGTGCAATTCTGTCAGGTGCAGGAGTTTCACAACATCCCCTGGACCATGTGGAGTCCAGATAAACATCTCAGATACAGAACggattatgggagatgtagtgaGTGCATTGCTGGTAAGGGGGCAAAGTCGCTCTAAAGACTTCAACTcccagaaaagaaaacatattctgAGAGTGTGCTACTTGTAGTTTGGACATGTTGCAATAATCAGAGGCTGTCCAGAACTGGGGAGATACTGTCACACCGTGTAAATGATACCAACAACAAGGGACAAAAATAGCTAAAGTCatatgaaccttttttttttttttacatatatgtatatatataaaatgtttgctgtttaagcaaattcattatttttaagtttcatgTTCAGGGCAAGCTGTAGGCTACTTACTATATTTATATCCTGTGACTTTGCTAAAATGTTGTTCCCACGTTGGACGCTAGATGGCAGTGCAGCGGCGCTCCACGGCTAAGATATAAccaaaaataagagaaaaagaaggCAAGCTAAGAAAACAATAAGACTTCACATATTTTAGACCCCTCCAATTTATCCATGGACTTCAAATTggcaataaatgtttcattactATGCCAACATTATTTGATGATGAAATCAATTTAATTGTCATCAAGCTTCAAGACAGGACAGATCTTCAGAAGCTGGAAGCtcaaaaagactaaataaacCAAGTGCAGTTCACatttcagccttcctgttataaatattttcaaactagGTTGGTGCTTGTTTAACATACCACGAAAGTATTTATAATAAGTGGCAAAAAACATGCTGAATCTCaggtaaaaattaaattttttttatgacttttatattttccagcaaacaaaatattaagaaaagacttaacatttatttgtagacaggagtgtttttattttagtagcaAAGACACAGCTCCCTAAAACAGACCGGAGGAAAACAACCAACACGttatgaaaacaaaccaaatataacaaaaaaagataaacagaagTATAAAAAATAGCGTCTcacatttgtaacatttctttCAACAGGATGTAATGCAGCATACGTAGATATAAGATGTAGCCATGGTTACATTTAGGTGCCATTTTAGTAGTTTGTTAGGCGTGCTAACTGAGTCGGCGTGGTAACAGTCATTTAATGAATCATTGTgggtaatattttaatctgtcgATAAACCACCTGGCTGGAACTAAAGTCTAACTGATGAtttatttctacatatttgttgtCGTTTTCATTACAACATAAAAGGGGAACAGAGTGTCCTGAGCTTCAGATATATGGAAGAAATAATAGTTTGATTCCCTGCTGAATTGTCCCCCAGCAGTATGTTTTGGCTCCATCACAGAGAACTggattttggtctcatctgactaGAACAGGTTCTGTTTTGAGGATTAATATTCAATGCACTGTCGATCATTCAGATGTTCACTGGCAAACTTCAGATGGAGAGCTTATGTCCCTACACATAATGGAGCGACTCAAATTTCTACAAAACATAAAGCCGCAAAGTCATAAAcgtggaaggaaggaaggaaggaaggaagtaaGAAGGGAcacaaagagcaaaagaaagaaaggaaggatgCAAGAAtgagaggaagaaaggaaagaatggaagaaagaataataaaatgaaatgaaagaaaatgaggaCAGAAGGGGGAACGAAAGAACCAAAAGAAGGTAGGAACAAATGAAAGACACAATCAAAGGAACCAAAGTAGGAGATAAAGGTAGAATTACGGAAGGAAGAtaggaaagagacaaaaaaggaaagaagaaactGCACCAGAAAGGTAGCAagacaaggaaggaaggaaggcagGCTGGCACATTTAGACCCTGGGGTTATAAACCAAGTCCAGAAATACAGATACTTTTGTTTACTCTTATTTTCATACCAAGTTAGCCCAAAATACATTCAGAAATAAAAGGCCATACCTTTCTGAGAGCCCCGCTTCACTCATGCATGAACTTTATGCATGAGTCCTGCATAAAGTTCAGCATAACAATGGACCAAACTCTCTCCTCAGATGTGGGCAATCTACCAGCAAGAAACCTGAAACGTACAAACAGTTTCTACAACAGAAACAGTGATGTTTTGTAGTTCTGAGGATGAATATTTAATGCACTTCATGCAGTCATTACTGAAGGGGAGACATGCCAACTCTGTAGACTTGTGTTAAGATTTCTCCACAGAGGTCAGAGACGGTGTTTGCGATAACAAGCTGAATATGGAGCAGCATATGGTCGGAAGGTATTAGCGGCAGCATTTTTCAGCAGCTCTTCACCTCCTGATGAATCATCAGATTGGATCTGTAGCTCGTTAGCTGCTACTCAGCAGAGGGAGGACACCCAGGTCCGCCAGCTTGGCTTTAGCCACCTCCTCCCAGCCCTTATTGGCCAGCGGGTTCCTGGGCGACGGGTGCATCACGCCCTCAACTCGTACATTAACTACACCGGATGCAGACAGTGCCCGCCGCGCCCGTTGCTCCGCAACCTTCCCCACGCCGATCACCATGGAGACGTCCAGCGCCTCCACCACTTTGCAGAGCGCCGCATCACACAGGGACAGCAGTTTCTCTCGCTCCGCTGCAGGCAGCTCTGGCGGCGTCAAGTTCTTCCCGCTGGCGCTCATGAAGATCAGCGGGCACAGGTTGTGAACGAAGCAGTGGCGGAAGAACTGCTCAGGCTCGCCGCACAGCTTTCTGAAGAAACCCCAAAAGCGAGCGCCGCTCACCTCGCTTTGTGTGCAGCCGAGGCCCAGGATCCGTCTCTTTGGATGCTCCTCAGCAGGGCGACCGACCTCACCTGAGATCTTCAGCCAATCAACGACTGACTTCACCTCACCAAAAGGGACCTGAAACAGACAGGAACACGTCACTCATACTGAACCTTAAcggtgcagtatgtaacttttatttaaaccaaaaatatatatatatattttttacatatttgttcatcTGTCACCATGCTGTGACAGAGTATTATGAGACAAATTATCTGTGATatgatcaatctcctccacatTCTCCCTGCATTACTATTGCCATCTGAAAAAATGCACCGctccaaccaaaaacaaccaatcagaatcagggggagggtcttagcgctgccaatcattCTCCACTAAATGTGTTGATGGCTTACCAATACAGAAAAACCCCTTATGCCttcatcagtggccatgctatctagactgagcattcacaacaggctatgctagctgcagcatagcaaaCAGCAATGGGGAGAAGGGGAGGTAAGATGAGCAGCACCATAGGAGactgtgattgacagcactaacaCCGTCCAACTGCCTCCAACTGGTTGTCTCTAGCACTGGGAAACGACAAATTACCAgtctcatactgtcacaacaaagtgacaatttcaacaaatagtTGAAATTACAGTTATTTTTCCTCCACACAGACACAGTCTTTACATACAAGCCAAAAACGTCCACTTTGGTCTAATCTGACCCCAACACCTTTTTCCATatgtttgctgttattttacattacatgtGATAAAACAGGACTTTGGGCTTTTTTCCAAATATGGCATTTTCCAATTCTCTTCTACAAAGACCAGATTTGGGAGGAAAAATAATAGTCGTTCTGTCAACAAGCCCTGCCAGATAAGCTGTgggtctctgcagctcttccagagttATCATAAGCCTGTTTCTCTGATTTAGGCTCCTTAGCTGGCCTCTCAGCTAGCAGTTGTACCATACTCTTTACATGTTCATCTGTGAACAGCGCATTGTGCACCCAAATAGCCTATTCACTGATTAGTCGGCTTTTGAAGTTAATTGgttgaattgtattttattttggggaatCAGAGTTTTGGAAGGTGAAcaaaaatgcacaccacacttttgagatttctatttgtgaaataaataaaacccaattcaacattttttttccttctgcttcacggTTATCGTATTTTTGGTTGTTAACATAAAACTCCAATAAAACACCTTAAAGTTTGGTACAACCGTTTTGCAGAGCAGGTTAAATGTAAACAGTGCTCTTGCTGACGATGCCCACCCCGGTCTGTGCCATGCCGAAAGGTCCAGGATTCATCCCCAGGAACAGGACCGTCTTCCCGGGCTGGCAGTACTTCTCCACGTAGCAGCGGTGGGTGTCCCAGGCGTACTCCAGCGGGTTGTAGATGTAGCGGACGGGCTCTCCGAAGGTGAGCCCCCGGAGGAGGGCGTTCAGCTCCTGCTCAGCCTGCAGGAACCTGGAGGAGGGGGTCCCATCTGCGGGCTCAGAGACCCGGTTCTGTAAAGCTGAGAGCCCCGGTTCATTTCCAGACGTGCTGCCGTCCAACATGTTGAAATAAGTCGCTGATTGTCCAGCTAAAAAGGCgcattaagttgtttttatggATCACAGCTTAAAACCAGAACACAAAGAGTCGCAACAGTTTCTTCCTCTGACGCTGCATTTTACACAGAATGTGTTGGTGCCATCTACAGGAATATTTGTGTAATTACAGCCGTCTTTCCCTCAGCCCAAAAACTTTACTGTATTTGTTCTTTTGCAAGCATTTAACGTTGAGTCTAGGTTGCTTTAAAAAGATAGACTGCaattatttgcaaaattaatgtaattacCATCATCAGAGATCATGTTTACCCTAAATATGATCTGCTAATAAGCCAAACAAGGACAGAGCAGCTGGTACCCCTCATCTTAATCTGAATGAACAGAACAGTTGCTGCTAATTAGACTGCAGCCTAATCTAGCCAAGAGGGGTCTTTTGAAACATATAGGGTCAAGAAAGTCCAGCAAAGGCAACAACAGTCTCCCACGGAGGATTCAACTAAGGAGTGGAGCTGCTACTGTTGCAGAAGTTGCCCTGGGATGGCAGCATGTAAAAGTATTTCAGCACAGAAAATCCCACCAACAATTAGAGACTCTCCTCTAACATGAACACATCTCTGCTTAAATAcacataaatgaaataatgaggtcattagaaCCTGGCTGCGTGCTGTGGAGGTGATTCAGCCACTTGATTGAGGTGTGTTGGATCAGGAAACACCAATCTAAAAGCTACAAGATACctgccctcaaggactggagtttgacactgaTGGTCCAGGTGAACATTACGATGTCATACCAACAGTGAATCACCCCGAGAATAGacataaagaaaatacagcatTTTCTATTTCCCATGCATCTCCTTATTTATCCAGGAATTCAAGACTGCATAGTAACCCTGTGAAGATTAGACTTCTACATCTTCACACCGGTGTAAGACAAAACAGGGATCAGATATACTTCGGCACATTTGACTTTCAGTttcattaataattaaaaacagcaaGTCCTTTACAAATTCTTTATTTTAGCATAATAGTAAGAAGCCTCTCCTCTGATTTTCATACAGCTGAAACTAATTGGATCACAAGGGTACATATTAGTTAGCccatttttacaataattcattgtaatttttttaggaAGTTATTCTTATGCACTTTTTCCTacacaaaataatcaatagagATCCTATCTTAACTGAGGACCGTAACTCTGCATGCAAgactaataaagaaaaacaactaatctGTGATAGCTACTGTTATGCTGTTGTTCATCTAATACCATTATCAATATAATTTACTACAAATACCAGGGACTTTGTAtaagaaaagcaaacattttcctgTGATACTACATCatataatgtcaaaattacagaaacataCTGGGCTCCCAACTGTACTGATCCAAATCTTTCTGTTTGCCTTCTGtgtcaaagagaaaacaaacttgtCAAAGCCTAATATCTAAGACAGActgaaaggaataaaaaaaaagaaatcaaattttcatgtttttccatttcattccagtgtacAATTTCATCtgagtaataattaaaaaaaagtccttaaaacaatcataaaaatgtgatgCGCTAACCCTtcctttgaaaaacaaaatctcataACGAGATCTGAGATGGAAGGGTTCTATTGCGATTTAATGATGGAAAAGATAatactaaaaacaataaatgacgAATATTAACAAGCAACATCTACATACTGTATTgcccttttgctttttttttaatatgtgcaCATGCCAGTGGAGTCCTTCCACAGGCTGGGAATAGTGTTTCCAAAGCAAATGACTGTATTTCTTTAAACTTGGCCCTTTTTCTCCATCATAATTTCAGCCAAATCAATTAACTTAAAACTGAACCTTTTCTCTGTGCACACTTTACCAGCTGCACAACTttgtctttatatatatatatataaaaaaaaaaaaaaaacaccatcccAATTTCCTTACAATTCTGACACATTGAAGCAAATACAGAGGCTGCAGAAAGCTTCCACATTTGGTTAATGGCTTCAACAGCATGTCGTCCAGATCGGTACAATACAGGTTAAACAGGTTGCCTGGACGCAGCACTTCTCCGCCAAGCACTGACGGTTCAGGGCCAGAAGCTGCTCGGTAACAGCGGGGCGGAGAAACACGACCAGCAGCTGATTGGCCGCTTGAAAAGATTCCCTCCAAAGTTCATGATGCGCAGAAGAAACCCAGTTATAACAGCGGCATTTAGTCCAATAACTCGTGTATTTCAAACTTAAGGCTAAACCCAATGACATGATAAACATTTACACACCGGTCAcatatctggaaaaaaaaaagaagcaatttgtTAAAAACCGCTGAGCACTACCTTCAGGACAGGATGCCGTGTTACAAAATTATCATCAGAAAGATCTGTTTTCTGAAGCTTTCAGCATTCAACAACTGAGAGcttagtcattttaaaacaaacaaaaagaaacaacaaaaggctGGCAAATGTATCTGAGCCACAGcctaaaacacagcagaaaaataaaaggcaacaaacaaaattaataaagaaaacatactAAGGCCACAATATTCTGTATACTGCTGCTAATCTCACAATGTGACGAGCTGTACAAACAGTGAGACTCGAGGAGGCCGACCTGCACCGGTTTCCACCCAAACTCTGGGAGAGACATTTTTCTGACACAGCACTGGAGATCTcagtatatacacacacagGTGAATGGACAGTAATTGTGGAAGAAGTACTGTTACACTGCTGTCCTCTGAAACTCGTGAGTCGACACAAAAAATTGATCTGGTTTACAAACATTATCTTAGACAAACTGCTTCCCTCAGGACTCGACTGCAACGGCGCCGACAGACTGTATCTGAACTccatttttactcttattttggCCCATTTTACGCATAAAAAGACAACACTCAAGTCCAATCTAGATTAATatacattttcaattatttacaCCGAT from the Xiphophorus maculatus strain JP 163 A chromosome 20, X_maculatus-5.0-male, whole genome shotgun sequence genome contains:
- the smug1 gene encoding single-strand selective monofunctional uracil DNA glycosylase — protein: MLDGSTSGNEPGLSALQNRVSEPADGTPSSRFLQAEQELNALLRGLTFGEPVRYIYNPLEYAWDTHRCYVEKYCQPGKTVLFLGMNPGPFGMAQTGVPFGEVKSVVDWLKISGEVGRPAEEHPKRRILGLGCTQSEVSGARFWGFFRKLCGEPEQFFRHCFVHNLCPLIFMSASGKNLTPPELPAAEREKLLSLCDAALCKVVEALDVSMVIGVGKVAEQRARRALSASGVVNVRVEGVMHPSPRNPLANKGWEEVAKAKLADLGVLPLLSSS